The Desulfomicrobium orale DSM 12838 genome includes a window with the following:
- a CDS encoding glycosyltransferase, translating into MKDKILIVYHYVAHYREAVFNYLCKKDSTSPYEYFIAAGELSNIPSIKLIDLERYPDISRNWVGLKNFWITKDVLWQKGLLKEIIRGKYKAIIFLGNMYFISTWIACFLCKMLRIKIYMWTHGLKYNEMGLRWLFRKFFYMLSDGLFLYGVRAKNILEAKGMNKKKLHIIYNSLDFEKQKKLYNDLIDKKKASFQKTASSKFERIIIYVGRITRDKKLDKAVLILSELNRYKKKYRLIFVGSGPEIGALKKLAENYNVLESIDFIGPCYDEVLLAKYIMLADVMLVPGDIGLTAIHAMTYGTPVVTHDKFDTHKPECEAIIDGETGSFVNIDDLETTMRHIEYWSKRKQANPSAMGEICRAKIDKYYNPIYQKKLIESVLSDTL; encoded by the coding sequence ATGAAGGACAAAATCCTCATTGTATATCATTATGTTGCACATTATCGAGAAGCTGTTTTTAACTATCTTTGCAAAAAAGACTCAACGTCTCCGTACGAATATTTCATTGCAGCTGGGGAGCTTTCTAATATACCATCAATAAAATTGATAGATCTTGAAAGATATCCTGATATTTCAAGGAATTGGGTCGGTTTAAAAAATTTTTGGATAACCAAAGATGTTCTTTGGCAAAAAGGATTACTAAAAGAGATAATTCGTGGAAAATATAAAGCGATAATTTTTCTTGGCAATATGTATTTTATTTCAACCTGGATCGCTTGTTTTTTGTGTAAAATGCTAAGAATTAAAATATATATGTGGACTCATGGTCTTAAATATAATGAGATGGGTCTACGTTGGCTCTTCCGAAAATTTTTTTATATGTTATCTGATGGCTTATTTCTTTATGGTGTGCGAGCTAAAAACATATTAGAAGCAAAAGGAATGAATAAAAAAAAGCTTCATATTATATATAATTCTTTGGATTTTGAAAAACAAAAAAAACTATATAATGATTTAATTGATAAGAAGAAAGCCTCCTTTCAAAAAACAGCTAGTAGTAAATTTGAAAGAATAATTATTTATGTGGGGAGAATAACTAGAGACAAAAAATTAGACAAAGCTGTACTAATTTTGTCTGAGCTTAATCGTTATAAAAAGAAATATAGGCTCATATTTGTAGGAAGCGGTCCTGAGATAGGTGCATTAAAGAAGTTAGCGGAAAATTATAATGTTCTAGAAAGTATTGATTTTATAGGTCCATGCTATGATGAGGTGTTGCTTGCCAAATATATTATGCTAGCAGACGTAATGCTTGTTCCTGGAGATATTGGGCTTACTGCAATACACGCTATGACATATGGAACGCCTGTCGTTACACATGATAAATTTGATACCCATAAGCCAGAATGTGAGGCAATAATTGATGGAGAAACAGGATCTTTTGTCAATATTGATGACTTAGAGACTACAATGCGTCATATTGAATATTGGTCAAAAAGGAAGCAAGCTAATCCTTCAGCTATGGGGGAGATATGTCGGGCCAAAATAGACAAATATTATAATCCAATATATCAAAAAAAGTTAATAGAATCTGTTTTGAGTGATACGCTATAG
- a CDS encoding glycosyltransferase family 2 protein, translating to MLTSIIILNWNDGVENCFAAIRSALQQDYENKEIIFVDNGSTDNSLQAVKQEFPFLKFIESKINLGCPGGRNIGVSSAQGELIFFLETDAVWASSDVVSGVVSIFNKYPKIGALYIRVDGYLSGKTDPPLDKAISKTTQNGLYLSSSFRGGHLLFEKNYLILLGSSQQIFLGNTKNAMFPY from the coding sequence ATGCTTACTTCAATTATAATCCTTAATTGGAACGATGGTGTTGAAAATTGTTTTGCAGCAATCCGTTCAGCTCTTCAACAGGATTATGAGAATAAAGAAATTATTTTTGTAGATAATGGCTCTACAGATAACTCCCTTCAGGCTGTTAAACAAGAATTTCCTTTTCTAAAATTTATAGAGAGTAAGATAAATTTGGGGTGCCCTGGAGGGAGAAACATTGGTGTTTCTTCAGCACAGGGAGAGCTAATTTTTTTTCTTGAGACCGATGCTGTTTGGGCTAGCTCTGATGTTGTATCGGGGGTGGTAAGCATCTTCAATAAATATCCAAAAATTGGAGCGCTCTATATACGTGTAGACGGTTATCTTTCCGGGAAGACAGATCCGCCACTTGACAAGGCAATATCGAAAACCACTCAGAATGGATTATATCTTTCTTCGTCTTTTAGGGGGGGGCATCTGCTATTCGAAAAAAATTATTTAATACTATTGGGCAGTTCCCAGCAGATTTTTTTAGGCAATACGAAGAACGCTATGTTTCCTTATTGA